In Candidatus Promineifilum breve, one genomic interval encodes:
- a CDS encoding phage holin family protein — MLNWLLSAVIAIVIYAVVIYIVGRLNLGLSVASFTSALIAGAVIAIVAWLVNWLLVDLLNITFGGGFLGAILNLIVAAVVLMIADRFVTGYSVNGFVGALIAAIAIAVVAWLIGLILPIDANPTTTMLLSALL; from the coding sequence ATGTTAAACTGGTTACTTAGCGCAGTGATCGCTATCGTGATTTACGCGGTTGTGATCTACATTGTCGGCCGCCTGAACCTGGGCCTGTCGGTTGCCAGCTTCACCAGCGCCCTGATCGCCGGTGCGGTCATCGCCATCGTGGCCTGGCTCGTCAACTGGTTGCTTGTGGACCTGTTGAACATCACCTTTGGCGGCGGGTTCCTGGGAGCGATCCTTAATCTGATTGTGGCCGCGGTCGTCTTGATGATCGCCGACCGCTTCGTGACAGGATACTCCGTCAATGGCTTCGTGGGCGCGCTCATTGCCGCCATCGCCATCGCCGTGGTTGCCTGGTTGATCGGCCTGATCCTGCCCATCGACGCCAACCCGACCACCACCATGCTGCTGAGCGCCCTGCTCTAA
- a CDS encoding GNAT family N-acetyltransferase, with product MNNILQDLFTPALVTAIEANMFDFFRMFSHWPQAEFHDDPELLWTMTDIPFPMFNNRMRAKFTLEDVAVAAAIEAAIARCQANNVPMLWLIGPTTMPTDLGARLETYGFLHTENAAGMAVDLQALNEDIPIPAGFTIEKVNDSVALKTWFRPFIAGFGIHDSFTDPFIDLYECAVFGAGMPLHAYTGWLNGEPVASSSLYYGAGVAGIYDVATVPEARRQGIGALMTLAPLRDARAMGYRAGILHGSEMGSNVYRRLGFQEYCSIGQYVWRPEHEQ from the coding sequence ATGAATAACATTCTTCAAGACTTATTCACGCCCGCGTTAGTGACCGCCATTGAAGCCAACATGTTTGATTTCTTTCGCATGTTCAGCCACTGGCCGCAAGCAGAATTTCACGATGACCCGGAATTGTTGTGGACGATGACCGACATCCCTTTCCCTATGTTCAATAACCGCATGCGGGCGAAATTTACCCTCGAGGACGTGGCTGTGGCTGCCGCCATCGAGGCGGCGATAGCGCGTTGCCAGGCCAATAATGTGCCGATGCTATGGTTGATCGGCCCAACCACAATGCCCACCGATTTGGGGGCACGTCTGGAAACGTATGGCTTCCTTCATACCGAAAACGCAGCGGGCATGGCAGTAGACTTGCAGGCCCTGAACGAAGACATCCCAATACCGGCCGGCTTCACCATCGAGAAGGTCAACGATAGTGTCGCTCTGAAGACGTGGTTTCGCCCCTTCATCGCCGGCTTCGGTATCCACGATTCCTTTACCGATCCGTTCATCGACCTGTACGAGTGCGCGGTCTTCGGGGCGGGAATGCCGTTGCACGCCTATACCGGTTGGTTGAATGGGGAGCCGGTGGCCTCCTCATCGCTCTACTATGGCGCGGGAGTCGCGGGCATTTACGACGTTGCCACTGTACCGGAGGCCAGACGACAGGGGATCGGGGCGTTGATGACCCTGGCCCCCTTGCGTGATGCCCGCGCGATGGGCTATCGGGCCGGTATTTTGCATGGGTCCGAGATGGGCAGCAATGTCTATCGCCGGCTGGGGTTCCAGGAGTATTGCTCAATCGGCCAGTATGTATGGCGGCCGGAGCACGAGCAATAA
- a CDS encoding ring-cleaving dioxygenase has translation MNMQLHGLHHVTAVTGNAPANVDFYTRVLGLRLVKKTVNQDDVSAYHLFYADKLGSPGTDMTFFDWPRTAPEQRGTDSIVNTMFRVNGRDALIYWEGRLKENGVTPGPIAEFRGALSLRFEDPEGQRLTLVDDGGAPFDGEVWDGSDVPAAFALRGFYGVVLSVPAAEQLAMILNRILNFEEIDRRPTPGNALEEVIIYGMDGGGPGREVHVVVQPNEARGYLGRGGTHHVAFRLRDDAEQAAWLQHLNSVGMPNSGVVDRFWFKSLYFRVSNGILFELATDGPGFGIDEDPAHLGEKLVLPPFLERRRASIEAGLRPL, from the coding sequence ATGAATATGCAACTACACGGCCTGCACCACGTCACCGCCGTCACCGGCAACGCCCCCGCCAATGTCGATTTCTATACCCGCGTCCTGGGCCTGCGTCTGGTCAAGAAGACGGTCAACCAGGACGACGTCTCGGCCTATCACCTGTTCTATGCCGACAAGCTGGGCAGCCCCGGCACGGATATGACCTTCTTCGACTGGCCGCGCACCGCCCCCGAACAGCGCGGCACGGACAGCATCGTCAACACCATGTTCCGCGTCAACGGCCGCGACGCGCTCATCTACTGGGAGGGGCGGCTGAAGGAGAACGGCGTGACACCGGGGCCAATTGCCGAGTTTCGCGGGGCGCTGTCGTTGCGCTTCGAAGACCCGGAGGGGCAGCGCCTGACACTGGTCGATGACGGCGGCGCGCCATTCGACGGCGAGGTGTGGGACGGCAGTGATGTGCCGGCCGCGTTCGCCCTGCGCGGCTTCTACGGTGTCGTCCTCAGCGTGCCGGCGGCCGAGCAGTTGGCGATGATCCTGAACCGCATCCTCAACTTCGAGGAGATCGACCGGCGGCCGACGCCGGGCAACGCACTGGAAGAGGTCATCATCTACGGCATGGACGGCGGCGGGCCGGGGCGCGAAGTCCACGTCGTGGTGCAGCCCAACGAAGCGCGCGGCTATTTGGGGCGCGGCGGCACGCATCACGTCGCCTTCCGGCTGCGCGACGACGCCGAGCAAGCCGCCTGGCTACAACACCTGAACAGCGTCGGCATGCCCAACTCCGGCGTGGTCGACCGCTTCTGGTTCAAGTCGCTCTACTTCCGCGTCAGCAACGGCATCCTGTTTGAGCTGGCGACCGATGGGCCGGGGTTTGGCATCGATGAGGATCCGGCGCATTTGGGGGAGAAGCTCGTCCTGCCGCCGTTTCTGGAGCGACGTCGGGCCAGCATCGAGGCCGGACTGCGCCCGCTGTAA